A region of Salinibacter sp. 10B DNA encodes the following proteins:
- a CDS encoding sigma-70 family RNA polymerase sigma factor has protein sequence MQPSDEALVTAYLEDGDETAFRQLVERHQDRIFGYLMGMVKDRATANDIFQDTFVRVINAMQDPDGAYSHEGKWLSWVMSIARNAAIDHMRKQKKWADMPHDPDDGRSFWETLEDDSPYADEELHRAEQREWLDEHIEQLAPEQREVLLLRQETDLTFREIAELQDVSINTALGRMRYALKNLRKMMEDSDKASLAGTNNS, from the coding sequence ATGCAACCATCCGACGAGGCACTGGTGACCGCTTACCTGGAGGACGGCGACGAGACTGCCTTCCGCCAGCTCGTGGAACGACACCAGGACCGTATCTTCGGCTACCTGATGGGCATGGTGAAGGACCGAGCAACGGCCAACGACATCTTTCAGGACACCTTCGTCCGCGTCATCAATGCCATGCAGGACCCCGACGGGGCGTACTCCCACGAGGGGAAGTGGCTAAGCTGGGTCATGAGTATCGCCCGGAACGCGGCCATCGACCACATGCGGAAGCAGAAGAAGTGGGCGGATATGCCCCACGACCCGGACGACGGACGTTCATTTTGGGAAACGCTCGAAGATGATTCGCCCTACGCCGACGAAGAATTACACCGGGCCGAGCAGCGGGAATGGCTTGACGAGCACATCGAGCAGTTGGCCCCTGAGCAGCGCGAGGTGTTACTTCTTCGGCAGGAAACGGACCTCACCTTCCGTGAAATTGCCGAACTGCAAGACGTGTCCATCAATACGGCCTTGGGTCGCATGCGCTATGCGCTCAAAAACCTTCGCAAAATGATGGAAGACTCCGACAAGGCTTCCCTTGCGGGCACGAACAACTCATGA
- a CDS encoding aldo/keto reductase: MRTPLSRRTMLKRTLGAGAALAFAPLAPTGSPSAEVHTRPIPSTGEPLPCVGLGTWRQFDVGTSSEAREPLKEVLRQLVALGGSVIDSSPMYGRAERVVGALSAELGLTDEIFGATKVWTRGREKGMEQMERSMTRMNQRPMDLMQVHNLVDWETHLDTLQDWKAQGKVRYVGVTHYTLGAFDDLAHIIQSRNIDFVQLPYSIQTRRAEERLLPLAAENEVGVIVNGPFEGGSLFGRVEGIPLPDWTSSFDCESWAQFFLKYILGHEAVTCVIPGTSDPDHLQDNVRAGYGRLPDSDTRSRMRTALQDL; the protein is encoded by the coding sequence ATGCGGACCCCTCTCTCCCGTCGCACAATGCTCAAGCGCACCCTCGGTGCCGGGGCAGCCCTGGCGTTCGCCCCTCTCGCCCCCACTGGTAGCCCCTCTGCTGAGGTGCACACACGGCCCATTCCCTCTACGGGCGAGCCGCTTCCCTGTGTGGGCCTGGGCACGTGGCGACAGTTCGACGTGGGGACGAGTTCAGAGGCACGAGAGCCCCTCAAGGAGGTACTGCGCCAGCTGGTGGCGCTGGGCGGCTCCGTCATCGACTCCTCCCCAATGTACGGGCGGGCCGAGCGCGTGGTCGGCGCACTCAGTGCCGAGTTGGGGCTTACCGACGAGATTTTCGGGGCAACGAAGGTCTGGACACGCGGTCGAGAGAAGGGCATGGAGCAGATGGAGCGCTCGATGACCCGCATGAACCAGCGGCCGATGGATCTGATGCAGGTGCACAATCTCGTCGATTGGGAGACGCACCTCGACACGCTGCAGGACTGGAAAGCACAGGGCAAGGTCCGATACGTCGGCGTTACGCACTACACTCTTGGGGCCTTCGACGACCTCGCTCACATCATACAGAGCCGCAACATCGACTTCGTCCAGCTGCCGTATTCCATCCAGACGAGGCGAGCCGAAGAGCGCCTCCTGCCCCTCGCTGCTGAAAATGAGGTCGGTGTGATCGTGAACGGACCGTTCGAGGGCGGATCGCTGTTCGGCCGAGTGGAGGGGATCCCGCTCCCAGACTGGACCTCGTCGTTCGACTGTGAGAGCTGGGCGCAGTTTTTTCTCAAGTATATTCTGGGACACGAAGCAGTGACGTGCGTCATTCCCGGCACGTCTGATCCTGACCACTTACAGGACAACGTGCGGGCTGGGTACGGCCGCCTCCCGGACAGCGACACCCGCAGCCGGATGCGTACAGCCCTTCAAGACCTGTAG
- the rpsU gene encoding 30S ribosomal protein S21, which yields MAVGVKVRNNEDIDRALKRFRRQVNRSRILQEYRQNMAYMKPSEEKRLKKKKARRRRHRERKRGDNRKRR from the coding sequence TTGGCTGTTGGTGTTAAGGTTCGAAACAACGAAGACATTGATCGCGCACTCAAACGCTTCCGGCGCCAGGTAAACCGGAGCCGCATTCTGCAGGAGTATCGGCAGAACATGGCGTACATGAAGCCGTCGGAGGAGAAACGGCTCAAGAAGAAGAAGGCGCGTCGCCGCCGCCACCGCGAGCGCAAGCGCGGCGACAACCGGAAGCGGCGCTAA
- the rdgB gene encoding RdgB/HAM1 family non-canonical purine NTP pyrophosphatase, translating to MASSYRLVLGTGNPGKVDELQALLADLPIDLIPASSLEVPPEVVEDADTLEGNAQKKAETFHRHSGLPALADDTGLEVAALDGRPGVHTARFAGPDATPDDNKRKLLEVLDGVEDRRARFRTVVALVDEDAVHTFEGVCEGTITTAPRGDGGFGYDPLFQPDGFKQTFAEMPPDAKNEISHRRKALDALRSFLADTD from the coding sequence ATGGCCTCCTCGTATCGTCTCGTTCTGGGCACCGGCAATCCCGGCAAAGTGGACGAGCTCCAGGCATTGCTCGCCGATCTCCCGATTGATCTCATTCCGGCCTCGTCCCTTGAGGTGCCGCCGGAGGTGGTGGAGGATGCCGACACGCTGGAAGGAAATGCCCAGAAGAAGGCCGAGACGTTCCACCGGCACAGCGGCCTGCCCGCCCTTGCCGACGACACCGGACTGGAGGTGGCGGCGCTCGACGGTCGCCCCGGCGTCCACACGGCTCGCTTCGCCGGTCCCGACGCCACTCCCGACGACAACAAAAGAAAGCTTCTGGAGGTGCTGGATGGTGTGGAGGATCGACGTGCCCGCTTCCGCACCGTGGTGGCACTCGTGGATGAGGACGCGGTACACACCTTCGAGGGCGTTTGCGAGGGCACCATCACCACCGCTCCCCGCGGCGACGGCGGCTTCGGATACGATCCGCTCTTCCAGCCGGACGGCTTCAAGCAGACGTTCGCGGAGATGCCGCCGGACGCCAAAAACGAGATCAGCCACCGCCGCAAGGCCCTGGATGCTTTACGCTCTTTCCTGGCAGATACAGATTGA
- the dtd gene encoding D-aminoacyl-tRNA deacylase, whose amino-acid sequence MVSLVQRVSEAAVEIDGETVGAIDDGLLILLGIHEDDTETESDWCASKCAHLRVFPDADGKMDESLLDTGGEALVVPQFTLYGDVHRGNRPSFDEAAPPDHAERLYEHFVDALETELGRSVPTGEFGAMMDVRLTNDGPVTLWVEQRADA is encoded by the coding sequence ATGGTTTCCCTTGTCCAACGCGTTTCCGAAGCTGCCGTCGAGATCGACGGCGAAACCGTCGGCGCGATCGACGATGGGCTGCTCATCCTGCTCGGCATCCACGAGGACGACACAGAGACCGAGAGCGACTGGTGTGCCTCGAAGTGCGCCCACCTGCGCGTCTTTCCCGATGCTGACGGCAAGATGGACGAGTCGCTGCTTGACACCGGCGGCGAGGCCCTCGTCGTGCCGCAGTTCACGCTGTACGGGGACGTGCATCGCGGCAATCGCCCGTCGTTTGATGAAGCCGCGCCCCCGGACCACGCCGAGCGCCTCTACGAACACTTCGTGGACGCGCTGGAAACCGAATTGGGCCGCTCGGTGCCGACGGGCGAATTCGGGGCCATGATGGACGTGCGCCTCACGAACGACGGCCCCGTGACGCTGTGGGTCGAGCAGCGCGCCGATGCGTGA